A region of the Methyloprofundus sedimenti genome:
TTTAACATTGGCTTTTATGATGATAAGCCCAATGATCTTCTCGCTATGCGTGACACCATAGAAAAAATGCTTAGCCGTTTTTCTTGTCCAGGTACTGATGATAATGGCAATAATCTTTATCGTTATGAAGTACTACTGCCTGTAACACCAAAAAATGATGTCTTTGAAAAATTATCTGATAAACAACTGACTCAGTTGAAAACAAAACTTGAGACTTTAAAAGATGATTTAACTAAAGCCCATGAAGAAGAACGGTGCGAGAAAGCTTGTGAGATTATGAAAAAACATTTTGACGGATTCCCTGTACCCGAAGCCAAAGAAAGTGCGAGAGCAACCGTTAGAAGCATGAATAACACAGGATCATCATCTTAGTGCCCACTGATTTTTTATCTATTCTAGAAAACCATCCTTGTACTTGTTCAGTCGAGAGTATCACTGAAAAAGTACAGGGACAGATCTCTACATCTCCACAAAAATTTCGCTTACTCGCTAAATATAAAGACCATGATTGGAAACTAATTATATTAATTTACCCTTCATTTCCATTGCATTTACCTACCATAGTGATTGAGAATGTCGAAGAATACCCAGCAATGGGACATATCAACTGGCATGGTGATCTTTGTTATAAAGATAAGCAAGGTTTAGTGGTTAATTATAAACAGCCAGATGAAGTTTTAACTGCTTGTATTTATGAAGCACTTCGGTCATTACATGAGAATCTCACCGACCCGAATAAAAATGAATTGCAAAATGACTTTGAGTCTTACTGGGAAAGCTTACCTTCTAACGGTTTTAAAACAACTTGTATAGTAACGCCTAAGGATACTGCTCAAGAGCTCATTGCCTATAGAGACACCAAAAATGAACGGAAAATAAAATCATCAAGTTGTCTTGCAATAATTGAACAAGATCATAATATTAATCAATACTACCACCCGCTCTACGTATTGAAGGATAAAAGGAAAGACAAATCTATTTATATTCCATTAGAAAAAACTATAACTCCTCCGCCTCCAAAACAGCTATGGAAGGCCAGTGATATATTTAATGTTTTTGAAAAATCAACTAGAAATGAAGTAAAAGTAGTTGCTAAAGAAATTCTTGAAGAGCATAAGTGGTCAAATTATTTTACCCTTATTTTTTCTCACCCAAAACCTAATTTAAGCTATTGCGTATGGGGTGTAGAGTTCCATAGAAAAGATACGGCTAAACACCCTTTACTTGATCCAAAGGATGATTGGGAGGTTTCCCCCATGCAACTTAGGAATCATAACAAAGAATATTTACTTGAAAGATGCGGCACATCAATATCGCTAGATAAGAAAAAAGTTGCTATTGTTGGTTGCGGTTCTGTTGGCGGAGGTATTGCATTACAACTAGCTAAAGCAGGCGTTGGAGAGTTGCATTTGATCGATTTTGATAAAATGGAAATTGAAAATATTTACCGTCATGTATTAGGTGGAACGGCAATAAATGTATCAACAGGAGGTCATTATAAAAATGATATGTTGAAATGGGAAATAGAAACCAACTTCCCTTATACAAAAATAAATTCATTTCAGAATGACCTCTCAACTTTTGCATCAGTGAAAGAAATATTTAATTATTTTGATGTAATAGTTGTTGCTACAGGCGATTTTACCAGTGAATTATATTTCAACACGGTTCATAAAAAAACTACCGAGTTAACCCCAGTTATCTATGCTTGGCAGGATGGTTTTGGTGTCGGAGGTCATTCAATTACAGTTGTAAATGATGAAAGTGCTGGATGTTTAGAATGTCTATACACTCAGTCTTTCGGGTTTGAACCTCATGCAAAAACAAGTTTTATTAAATATGGTCAAACAATCAGCAAGCATCTGGGTGGATGCTCTGGTGTATTTACGCCATTTTCATTTTTGGATGCATCACAAACTGCATTATTAGCAACAAGAATGACTCTGGAAGCTCTGCAAGGAAAGGCAAAAAATGAAATTAGGAGCTGGAAAGGCAGTGATGATCAACTTAAAGCAGAAGGCTATTCTGCATCTAACTGGTATAAAAAAAGCCCTGATCACTTCATTCAAGATCAAGAAAACTATATTGCCACCAACTGCCAAGTCTGCGGAAAAAACAATTAGATTAGTTAAAACAGATGGTAGTCGACTAATTATTGATAGCTCAGTAGTAAATGAGTTTATTCAGTATCAACAAAAGAAATTTAGTGATTATGAAGCAGGTGGACTTTTATTAGGCAGACATTTAAAAGATTGTTCACATCTAGCCGTTGATCATATCTCGACTCCTCAGCAAGGTGATCAAAGATCTCGCTATGGATTTTTCAGGGGTAAAGGTCATCAGAAAGTGGCTCATAAACATTGGGCTATTCAAGATGGTACATGTACATATTTAGGTAATTGGCATACCCATCCAGAGCCTTACCCTACACCATCACAAACTGATTTTAATGATTGGTTAAATGTTTTAAAAAACGATATCTACGAAGGTAATTATCTTTATTTTGTCATTGTTGGCACTCAGGAGATTGCTTGTTGGGAAGGCACCAAGAATAAGCAGTCATTTATAAAATTAAAGGAATATAAATATGTCGGATAATTTAGTATATTTTAAATCAGCTATCTGGAAGTTTATCTTATGGCTTATGCGGCCTAAGAATATTATTTTTACTACTGGAAGATTGTTTTTAGTTACTGGTTTTGGCGGAGGAGCATTATTTAGCAACTTTTCTATAAAACACTTATCCGATAATGGTAATAACATAGTAGTTGATTTTTCTTCTGATCAAGTTCCATACTTGCTTCAACATGGACTTTGGTTGCTTGGTTTTATAGGTGCTTTAATATTAATTGCTGAAATAATCTACATTTCATTAGGTAGATCAAGGACCTTAGTAATAGGGATTGAGCACATAGGACTAAAGAAAAGAATTTCTACACCGCTTTCAGCATTTTTGGGTAGGGCAGAAACTATTCCGATTGATTTAACTACTTGTTATGAGAATGATAAAGTATCAAACCCTACAAAAGCTTTAAGTTTAACAAAGTTTGGTATTGAAGAAAATTTAAGGTCAAAAGTTGCTGAAATTGGAAATAAAGAAGCGACTATCGTTTATGGTGGTATGCCGCCTGTCGGTCTAGGATTTTTAGCAGGTTATTTAATGTCGAATACTTATCATGTTGAAGTTTGGGACTATAACCGTAATGCTAACGATGGGAAAAATTGGTACAAAGTTGATGGATTTGCAGATGTAAATAGACCAATCATTAGTTGGGATAATTATGTACACGATAAGGACGTATGCCTGTTAATGTCCATTAGTTACCCTGTCACAGTTGAACAAGTCAAAGCAAAAGTTGCCTGCTCCTCATATGTTGAGGTTACAATCCCTGATATTAAACATGACAATATGGCAAGTATTGAAAAGATAACGACCTTTGAGAAAGAGTTTGGTGAATTATTAAAGAAACTAGCTGCTGACGGAACAGAACGAGTACATATTTTTTGTGCTGCTCAATCATCATTTAACTTTTGTATGGGCCGCCAAGTAACAAGAAATCATCCTGCAATTATTGTGTATGAATACGATATAAGCGATCCTAAGAAATATCCGTGGGGTGTTATATTTAATACAAAGGATAGTTCTTCACCTGCGATTGTTTGAGGTAACTGGGGGCAGAGCAGTGTAACTGGGGTCAAGTGTAACTGGAATGTAACTGGGGTCAGAGTAAACTTAAATAGAGTCGCACAGGGATGTTCAGATCTTGCAATCACGCAATTTGATGATCGATTGCAAAACCTGCCCCTGTTTTTCCTATGTAACGGATCTTGAAAAAACCATGTTGTAAACTCTGCAAAAAACTCGACATATTTCAGTGCTTGATCTTCTATTTCTTCTGTATTCATGGTTTTATACTCAATACACTTATATTAATTAATAGCGATAACTTTGCACAATATATTTTACCGTTAGCAATCCGTCTGCAATCATTCGGCCGACTCAACCGGACTAGCAGTTTCTTCAGCCATTTCTTCATAGCAGTTGATCAGCTCTAAACGACCGTCTTGATCTTCTATAACTGCTGCGCAGCTTTTAACGAAGTTACCTACTATTGACAAAAAAAAGAGTCAAAAAACAAGGGACCCTATATGACCCTTGACCCGCAGAATTTTCAGCGGTTTGGGCGTATAATCTCAATATGAAATCAAAAAGTCTTGCGGTTAATTCCCAATATCTAAAGCCTGCAGAGTTTCTTTTGTTATCTCTCCTGCAGTTAGTCCTTTCTGATTTTGAAAGCTTTTTAGGGCATTCATTGTTCTCGAACCAATTAGTCCATCAACAGGGCCGGGGTTAAATCCTGCATTCAATAAGGCCTGCTGGATTTTTTTCACTAGGTTAGGTGTGACTTTTACACCGTCTGTCACATTACTTACCGCTGCCGTATTTATTGCGGCTGTATTTGTGGTTTCGGTTTTGGCCATTTGCATCAAATCGGTATTAACGGCCGCTGTTTTTTCAACGGCCTGTTCTGTCGCGTTAGTTGCAACTGATGCACTTTTATCGACTATTTCTGTTGTAGTATCGACAGCCTTCTCAAGAGCTGATGCGGGTTTATATTCGGAAATAGCCGGTGTATTTTGTTTGGCTGTCTCTTTCTGTTCATCACTGCAACCAGCTAGAAAAACTGTTGTTGATAACAGGGTA
Encoded here:
- a CDS encoding ThiF family adenylyltransferase, with product MPTDFLSILENHPCTCSVESITEKVQGQISTSPQKFRLLAKYKDHDWKLIILIYPSFPLHLPTIVIENVEEYPAMGHINWHGDLCYKDKQGLVVNYKQPDEVLTACIYEALRSLHENLTDPNKNELQNDFESYWESLPSNGFKTTCIVTPKDTAQELIAYRDTKNERKIKSSSCLAIIEQDHNINQYYHPLYVLKDKRKDKSIYIPLEKTITPPPPKQLWKASDIFNVFEKSTRNEVKVVAKEILEEHKWSNYFTLIFSHPKPNLSYCVWGVEFHRKDTAKHPLLDPKDDWEVSPMQLRNHNKEYLLERCGTSISLDKKKVAIVGCGSVGGGIALQLAKAGVGELHLIDFDKMEIENIYRHVLGGTAINVSTGGHYKNDMLKWEIETNFPYTKINSFQNDLSTFASVKEIFNYFDVIVVATGDFTSELYFNTVHKKTTELTPVIYAWQDGFGVGGHSITVVNDESAGCLECLYTQSFGFEPHAKTSFIKYGQTISKHLGGCSGVFTPFSFLDASQTALLATRMTLEALQGKAKNEIRSWKGSDDQLKAEGYSASNWYKKSPDHFIQDQENYIATNCQVCGKNN
- a CDS encoding Mov34/MPN/PAD-1 family protein, which encodes MPPTAKSAEKTIRLVKTDGSRLIIDSSVVNEFIQYQQKKFSDYEAGGLLLGRHLKDCSHLAVDHISTPQQGDQRSRYGFFRGKGHQKVAHKHWAIQDGTCTYLGNWHTHPEPYPTPSQTDFNDWLNVLKNDIYEGNYLYFVIVGTQEIACWEGTKNKQSFIKLKEYKYVG
- a CDS encoding SAVED domain-containing protein: MSDNLVYFKSAIWKFILWLMRPKNIIFTTGRLFLVTGFGGGALFSNFSIKHLSDNGNNIVVDFSSDQVPYLLQHGLWLLGFIGALILIAEIIYISLGRSRTLVIGIEHIGLKKRISTPLSAFLGRAETIPIDLTTCYENDKVSNPTKALSLTKFGIEENLRSKVAEIGNKEATIVYGGMPPVGLGFLAGYLMSNTYHVEVWDYNRNANDGKNWYKVDGFADVNRPIISWDNYVHDKDVCLLMSISYPVTVEQVKAKVACSSYVEVTIPDIKHDNMASIEKITTFEKEFGELLKKLAADGTERVHIFCAAQSSFNFCMGRQVTRNHPAIIVYEYDISDPKKYPWGVIFNTKDSSSPAIV
- a CDS encoding peptidoglycan-binding domain-containing protein, yielding MNISKISTTLITLLSTTVFLAGCSDEQKETAKQNTPAISEYKPASALEKAVDTTTEIVDKSASVATNATEQAVEKTAAVNTDLMQMAKTETTNTAAINTAAVSNVTDGVKVTPNLVKKIQQALLNAGFNPGPVDGLIGSRTMNALKSFQNQKGLTAGEITKETLQALDIGN